The sequence GGGAAGCGCCCGCGCGCGGAGGGCACGTCGCTGCTAGGGCTCGCGAGTTACGAGGACGACGAAGAGGAAGAAGCGGCCAGGGGCCAGGCAAATGGCCATCGCGCGGAGGGGGAGGATGGGGAGGTgggcgaggacgaggacgacgacgaggacgatgTGAGGAGGGCTCCGGAGAGGCGGCCGATGCAGGTGGAGCTGCGCCGTGACTGCCCTTACCTCGACACCGTGAACAGACAGGTACACATGCGAATGTGAATTACTCTTAAAGTGACCTGACACCTTGAGATATACATGTACTTGTAGCTATCGAATTACCAGTTACTGATATTGCGCCAGAGTATATAGAATAATGTGATTTGAAATTGCTGATTAAAATGTACAATCCTAATGGCTTAACCTACAATATGGtttgtttccaaaaaaaaaaaaaccctacaATATGGTTTCATCACTGTCTTCAAAGTGAATCCCAATACTATGATCGGTATACTAAAAGCTCCTTATATTTACCTCTGTCATATGTCTGTTTATCTTCATATAAACTATCTAGCATGGTGCGGCAGTTTATTTGGATTAATTACATATGCTTACCCTTGTACTGTATGCGTTACATATGGACTATCTATACTCTGGTGGCTGATTTCTTTGTTGCTTAGTCCGTGTAACATTTTTTTGGTTATTTCTAATGGTTATTTACATCTGAGTACATTTTGTGCTGCTTTGCAGgtccttgattttgattttgAGAAGTTCTGTTCAATAtccttgtcaaatttgaatGTGTATGCGTGCTTGGTCTGTGGAAAGTATTTCCAAGGAAGAGGCTTGAAATCTCATGCTTATACGCACAGTCTTGAAGCAGGCCATCATGTGTTCATTAATCTTCAAACCGAGAGGGCTTACTGTCTTCCTGATGGATATGAGATAAATGATCCATCACTAGAAGATATTCGTCATGTTCTGAACCCAAGGTGCTTCTCCATTACTTATAACATTATATTTCAACAATACTTGATAGTTTCAGGTTGCTAATTGGCATACTGTTCTGATAGGTTCACGAAAGAGCAGGTTCTAAATCTTGACAAGAACAAGCAGTGGTCTAGAGCACTAGATGGTTCCAATTATCTACCTGGAATGGTATGTACCCTCTAAATTGTCTGGAGGACCTAGATGGTCTCCCTGTGAGATGGTTTAACTGCTGTACTTTGTTTGCTATGCAGTCTGATCTTTTTTATTGAATTTTACTTGATCAATCctactaaaatattttttttagattccGGAGAAGTTTTTTATTCGTGTATCCTTAAATAGTGAGCAAATGCAGTTTTATAAATTCATTGCAGTACTAGCAAAAGCCTGAATGAGCTGTGGACTTGCTTACAAATAACTGGACTCCTGATTGATCATGGAATTTTTTTCTTCAGTTGATTTGTCTGATTGTGTTATTCTGTTACATTAATGCCACTATGCCACATCTCAAGAACATGCTTTTATCACACATGGAAATTCGTAAGGACTTGGGAAACTAGGACTTTGGCTTATTGATTCATTTTATCTCGTCTAACTAAATCACTGCCCTGCAGGTCGGTCTTAACAACATCAAGGAGACTGATTTTGTGAATGTCACAATACAGTCATTAATGAGAGTTACTCCTCTGAGAAATTTCTTTCTAATCCCTGAAAATTATCAGCATAGCAAATCACCATTGGTTCATCGTTTTGGGGAACTGACATGCAAGATTTGGCATGCTAGGAACTTCAAGGGGCAGGTTGGTTTATTAAATCTGCTATTCCTTTTATGTCAACACGTGTCTCTTAACAAATCTTTTGTTTTTTGTCCAGGTTAGTCCCCACGAGTTTCTGCAAGCTGTTATGAAGGCCAGCAACAAGCGGTTTCAGATTGGTGTACAGTCAGATCCTGTGGAATTTATGTCATGGCTCTTGAATACACTTCACGCAAAATTAAAAAGTTCAAAGAGAAAAAACAGAAGCATAATACATGATTGCTTTCAGGTTAGCTTTTCTGGACATCAACAGCAGAATTTATATCACTCTAGCAGCTTATCAGGTCACACCTGGAATCACTGTTCTTGCAGGGAGAACTTGAAGTTGTTAAAGAAGTTCACAGGAAGCATATAATGGAAAAAAGAGAAGATGGTGATGAGAATGGTGATGCAAGTTCAGCGGTTGGAACAGCAGATGGTACTGTCACTGAAACATCTAAGGTCCCATTCTTGATGCTCGGTCTTGACCTGCCCCCTCCACCTCTTTTCAAAGATGCCATGGAGAAAAATATCATCCCACAGGTATGTTTTTCACAAGCACCTTTTTTCATAATCTCACGTGGTTGCTTAGCTTTGATGTTTATAGATGTAGAACTCTAGGATGAAAATGTGTGTGGCTAAGATTTCTGGGATCGATAATGTGAGGACCAAGTAAATTGTGTTACAGCTACCTTGAGCATTAATAAGTAAAGCCTTACTCCCCTGTCTGAATTGCTAGAGCTACTTTGGGATGGTGTTTCTCAGTTATCTTATACTTCAATGCTTACATACAAGATCTTTTTTTTAAGAGATCTTTTTTTTAAGAGCTGTGAGACAATATGCATGACATAAATTTTGCGCTTAGTGCTCTATACTTAACTTTGCTGTAATCCTATGCTTCTATTTTTGTTCTTCTTAGTACAAAAGATGCTTGTTCTTAGAGTCTCATTTGAGTAATACTTTCTCGTTGCCATCCTAAATTTTCATGGAACATGGACATGCTTGTAGGATATCTGTATGTGACTGCATATTGACCAATCACGTTGTTGGAAAATACCAGTATGGCAAAGGCTGCTATGCCTAGGGCTTTTAGGTCAAATGATTGATCCCCTACATAGAACATATCTGATCCCATTCTAGAATTACACTTATAGGTGGAATATTGTTGATTTAACACTATTAAACCTTGACATTTCTTTCCATGCTTTCTTTCAGCATTGAGATATTCTGTTCTAGTTTGTTGTGATTGggtatattattagaattctaAATCTATCGTTCTGTTCAGGTCCCATTGTTTAACATACTGAAGAAGTTTGATGGTGAGACTGTGACAGAGGTTGTCCGCCCATTCATTGCTCGGATGAGGTACCGTGTCACTAGGCTGCCGAAGTATCTGATCCTTCATATGCGACGGTTCACCAAAAATAACTTCTTCGTCGAGAAAAACCCTACTCTAGGTGAGATCTTGTGTTCACTTgattatatataattttttgctCTGCTATCTGGTAACTCACTTATTCTAAGAGGTTTTAATATTCGACGTGACAGTAAATTTTCCTGTCAAGAACTTGGAATTGAAGGATTACATTCCATTACCCAAGCCCAAAGAAAATGACAAGCTACGTTCGAAGTACGATCTTATAGCAAACATTGTCCACGATGGGAAGCCAGGCGAAGGATGCTACAGAGTGTTTGTACAGCGGAAATCAGAAGAAGCCTGGTACGTTCCTTAGATAACACGGAATTGTTTTTATGGGTGTAAATATGGTAGCCCAATTTAATCGTTTGATAATCTTCATCTCAGGTATGAGATGCAGGATCTCCATGTTACTGAGACTCTTCCTCAAATGGTAGCTCTTTCAGAAGCCTACATGCAAATATATGAGCAGCACGAATGAGTCGCAGTGGTCATCATGTAGCCTTCCATAGCCAGTGTTTTTGCTTAACAGAGATCAGAATGTTGCCAATTAATCCTTTGGAGCAATTTTTCGTGGGAAGGATCTGGTAGTTCCTTTGCACATGTTCAATCAAACTTAGCTACTTGAGAAGTAGAGCTTGAGGAACTGTACTAGGCTGCTAGTTTGATGTTTCGGAGACTGCTTTGAATGCCAGCTGGTAGAGGGAAGTTTCTCTGCATATTGTAGTGCAGCCTGTACCTGTTAATCATTTCGCTTGCAACCGCTACAGTACTGATAGCGTGGCAAGCTGCTAaagtaatttatatgcaaaccGCACAGAAAATGATAATCTGTCACGAATAATGGTAAAACTTTTTTTAAGCGTACCACATACGGTTGAAGTCGCCGGATTGCCGCTGTGCTCCAGATGTATTGATTTGTGACAAGTGAACATGAGTCTACATTCGTGGCTCGTAACCACTTCGACAATAGTTTTCTCAAATTTTTGACCTTCCCGTATGATTGTTCAGCGAAAGTGCTCAAATGGTCGCACGAGAATCATCGAGTTCAATCAAAAGCAGGACTCCTGCGTGCCGTATCTGCTAGGGCTAGCCCTTTGCATCAGTTTTTCCCGTTTCTCACTAGTCGCGGAGCACAAAATTCCGATGACGGACCAGGCCAGCGCGTCCACGGTCCATGTAGAAACTAGGTAAATAGCGCGCTTCGCTGCGTCCATTGTGTTCCGTGGATTATATGGGCCGGCGAGCTTTGCGCTCTATCATTGCGTTGGGCTTTCATATTGCTTATGGGCTGGGCTGCTGTCTTTGGGTTGGTGTTTGAAGTAGGTCGGTTGGCAGCAATGAGGCGCAGGGGCTGCGGTTTGGCAGGGGTCGGTTTGCATGTCGGGTTTCGTTAGAGCCAAGGCAAGTGATGCTAGAACCGCTATCACCTCCTCGACCTTTCCAGAGAAAGGCGACTGCAGGCGGAACCGAGGCGACCTCGCGTCTCCACCGGCGAGACCGGTGGTCCCCTTCGATTCCGGTGGGCGTTTGGCCTGCCGGAAGAGTGGGGGACCCCGGATCTGCTGCGCGGTGGTGTAAATAGTCCTAGTAGTTCTAGGTCCAGTTTTCTGTGCGCCATCGTTGTCGCGGGGAAGACGATGGTGTGGGGAATAAGGTGGTTCCTGCTCCTTCTCCGTCCGTTCGGCGTCGTTCCTGTTGCTGGCGGGGAGCTGGTGAACCTTTTGTCTCACGGATCTGGGCAACTGGATCCTGCGTGTTTGTTCCTCGTCTCCAGCTCGGGTACTGTGGTCTTTCTTCGACCTTGGTACCGTGTCGGAGGTGAGTTCTTTTGTTTCCTCCTCAGAGGGCAAGCTGTGGGTTTTGTGGAGGTTGGGTGGCCGGATCGGGCTCGGCTtcacctcggcggcggcggccgtcgatgGCGAGCGCGGATCCGGGGGTTGCAGAGGTCGGGGCGTGTCCCCGGTCGATGGGCTACAGCCGACGGCGACTTCTGCTGCGACTCCTTTAAAAGCCAGGGTGCGATGGGGCCTCGGCAGCTCACGGTGAAGATCGGCTTCTTCCTCGACGGCGATAGCTGGCGACGACGAGGTCGGCGGCAGGGGTTTCAcgaaggttccaggggcttcttTGCATTTTCTCTTTTGGTTAGGGTCCTTTGTGAAGTTTGGCTGTATCAGCTTCCTCTGTATCCTGTACGTACGTCTCTGTATGTGTACGAGTACTTGTACGTTTTCCTTATCTAAGAATACAGATACATATTATAAAAAAAGGCAAGTGATGCTATTTAATGGAGGTTCGCTCTTTGTTGGCACAGCAGAAAAAAGAGCTGCCTCCGTTCCTGCGTTGGAGCAATGGAAATGTCGGCCAAGAGCCTTAACTGGGAGGGCCACATCATGGAGACGATCGGCTCCGTCGCTGGTACGTAGTGCTCCTTCTTGTTCGTGTATCCAAAGGCGAAACGGTTGTGTTTTGTGGTCGTCTTTGTTCAACACTTGCTGTGTTTTTTCATCCGTGTAGGAGGTGTTGTTGCCTATGTTTCTGCTCGCACGATTTTGAAGGATGTGGTTAAGGCTTTACAGGGGTCCACGCCTTCTATTCGTTCAACAGTGTTGATGGTTTTTATGTGGCCACTGGGTTTGTTGTTGTTCCCTTAGGAGATGAGATTGACGATCTTACTCTTCTTGAGGCAACGGGCGAAGCATCACGCACAAAGGATGGAGCAGAGGAGGCAGCAGCCAAAGCAATGATTGTGGCAGCAAAGCGTGATTTTGGCGTTGTTGTCAGCGATTTCAGTTTCTGTGAGGTGGAACGTCTCAGAAAAGAGAACGAAACTGTTCGCCGGAGCAATTTGCTTCTTAGGTCTGGTTGGGCTCAGTCACTCGATCATTTGAAAGTGCTTCAGGATGCGCTGGGAGCGATCACTCTTGATGCTGTTGGCGATTGTCTGAGCAACTCAATTGGTTTGCGTGCTCATGAAGCTGCTGTGTGGGCTGAGGAGAATGTTTGGTCCGGCACAGCTGCGTTGGAAGAGGCGGCTGGCGAGTTTATGGATGAGAACTGAGATGGCTGTAGTTTGGTCGTGGGGCATAAAGTTTGTGTAGTTGCCCGTTCGTTAAAAGATAAGGGTAGGCAATGTTTTGTATGCGTCAAAATGGCTGCTGGAACTTGTTTGCTTTTGTATGTTGCGTCTGCTATAGCCTCATGTAAGGTTCAATGCATTTGTATACATGTGCTCGATTATATGAAGTAGTGATCTAGTTGTTGTTCCCAGTGGAGTTGTCTACGGATGCAAGTAAATCGGTGTTTGATTATTTAATCGCACGAATAGCAGCAGGCTGCAGGAGACATAAAAGATTTTAAACAGTGGAAAGCACAGCTTTGAGAACTGAATGCTAGTTTGAACGATCATAGTCATCACAGATCTTTGGTACAACAATAGATGTTCAACCAGAAATACTTAGCCACATCCAGCAACTATGGCTGTAACGAAGAGCTGTCGCAGCAGCACATTTTGTCAACTAAACACACACAAAGATGAAACCAGCAAGGAGAATTCGCCAGGATTATGTTCACTGGCATTTTTAGCTGAGCAGGCGAGCGAGTGGTCTAGTTGCAGTATCCTAACATGACTCCGAACATGGTTTCTAATACTTTGTGTGCAAAGCTGATAAAAAGCTGCCCTCTGAACCGCAATTGGGTTCTACGTTTTAGTTGGTGTTTCATGGTGGAACACCTAAAAGAATATTGGTCTACCTGTTGTGATGATGTTGTCTGACAAAAGCAATTGGCAAAAGAAATTGGCATACCATAGTTAGCCACGCTAGATGCTGAAGCACGCAAAAGAATCCATTCCTAGATGGATAGGGAGTTGCTGATTCCGTGGCTCTAGGATAGAGGCTGCATCAACGGGTGGTTATATACAATGGATGGAAGGTTTGCCTCCTTCTGCAATCACATTTAATATGACCACGGGTTAGTTTAGTTCATAGGTACTGCGCAAGTGTAGagactatttttttttttgcataaggTCAGAAACGTACAGTACTTAGTTGTAGCGTGCTTGGTCTTATAAATGATCCCATCACGAAGGATTTTCAAGACAGCCAAAGCAAGCTCATCAACGCGAGAGGGGTTGCTCTTGTTGCCAGTGAAGATGAATCCAGTTTCTGGGTGGTCAGAGATGTTCTGCTCACCATGAATCGCCTTGACTGGTAGCAGATCACCAAAGCTGTCACAAATGGAGATCAGTCCATTGATGAGGCTGGTGTAGCGCTTTTTCTGAACATTATGATCTTCAAGTAGATTAGTGATTTTGTCTTGCAGAATCTCATAGAAGCAATCATTGTTGAGATGATCTTGTTTCTTTTTGATGAATGCCTCACTCAAAGGTTGCATCTTCAGATCACAGGTTTCATTGTGCTTCTGAAGAAGAGCCAAAGCAGCATCCCTTTCCAGAACCAGGCGGACCACTTTATCTTGCATTGCAGCACTGAAAAAATTGCTTGCATCCAACTTCTCTTGTTTCATCTTGAGAACACTGTGACTAAAGTCATCTATGCTCACATCTCTAGCATTGCAATAGTAATTCAGCACTGCCTCGCATGCACTTTCATCAGCTTCAATGTAAGAAGGTTTTGGGCTGCCAAAGATGATAGTGGATGAATCTGCCTCGGGCTTGTTGCCACATGGCAGATCAACATCCATCCACGCTGTCTCCATGCCAAGGCCTTGGAGGGCAGAGTCATATCCAGAGCCATGCACTTTGAGTTTAAGTTTATCCATAACTTGTTTGAGGATGAGTTGTCGAGAGATGTGAATGCTATCATGCACCTGTATCAGAAATATACAAAATTCTTGTGACTGTTCCTTTTTTTGGAATGTATAAGCCTAGAATAACTAAATTTGTCCACACAGTTTATGCAAATAACTGTACTACTAATGGCATGCATGAAGTAACAATAAACCAGCAGTGCTATGGACTGCATACTTTTTTCCCTACTTCTGAACACCCACAAAGGCCTCGTGTGGAAAACCAACTGAGCTCAAAAGATTTCATAGGTAATAGTAAAGTTGTGTGCAGAAAACAGCAGTCTAGGCTATCAGCAAAGAGATTTTACAGATGCAATCAGATGTGAGTGGATCTAATAAAGGAGGCAGTTATATACCTTTGGCTCGATGATGACAGGCGAGCTCAGCAGAGAATCATCAAAGAAACTGATAAGCGGTTGCTTACCATCCCAGGAAGAAGCAGCATCCTGCCGAAACAATGCAGACATGAACAATCATTGTGCCAGTGAGAAATCTGGGATGTTTGAGGCTCTGTGGAATCATAAACATGTTCATGTTCATTACCATTTCTTTTTTGGCAGGTCGAACAGAAGAGGGACGGGTCAGGTTGTGTCCACTGGTGAAATCGAAGAGCTTGTTAGGCAGATCTGGTCCTAGGCTGGATGTCGGGCTGAGAAGTGGCAGCGTCTGCTCCATCTCCGCCTTGACCAGAACAGGACCATGCAAGAAAGGCTTTACATTCACTATGGCCGGGTCTGAGTTGTCCACTTCCTGCCAAAAAATTAGATAGGAAAGGACCGAGCAAATTATTTAATGCAAGGATGTAGAGAAATTTGGAAAgaaactctcttttttttgagatgGTGCTACATACATGGACTTTCTTTGATTTGATCCCAAGAAGGCTGCCATCATCTGGATCTTGAACGGATAGGAGGATCTCGGCATCCTTTTTTGCAACGTCACTGCTACTGTTGTTCTGAAAAAAGCAGAACGCTAAGTTTAGATGTGAATATAGAAAAATGATAGGCACCTAAGATGCTTAAGAAAAGAAAACGGAAGAACAGTGCAGTCAGCGAACATGCGAGGGTAAAAAATGGAAGATCCAGcatgtccaagaaaaaaaaggagggagACTGAATTTGCACCGCATTTGTGGAATGGATAAGCTAGTTAGGTAT comes from Panicum virgatum strain AP13 chromosome 4K, P.virgatum_v5, whole genome shotgun sequence and encodes:
- the LOC120704278 gene encoding uncharacterized protein LOC120704278 isoform X2 encodes the protein MEMSAKSLNWEGHIMETIGSVAGDEIDDLTLLEATGEASRTKDGAEEAAAKAMIVAAKRDFGVVVSDFSFCEVERLRKENETVRRSNLLLRSGWAQSLDHLKVLQDALGAITLDAVGDCLSNSIGLRAHEAAVWAEENVWSGTAALEEAAGEFMDEN
- the LOC120702271 gene encoding uncharacterized protein LOC120702271, which gives rise to MDQNNSSSDVAKKDAEILLSVQDPDDGSLLGIKSKKVHEVDNSDPAIVNVKPFLHGPVLVKAEMEQTLPLLSPTSSLGPDLPNKLFDFTSGHNLTRPSSVRPAKKEMDAASSWDGKQPLISFFDDSLLSSPVIIEPKVHDSIHISRQLILKQVMDKLKLKVHGSGYDSALQGLGMETAWMDVDLPCGNKPEADSSTIIFGSPKPSYIEADESACEAVLNYYCNARDVSIDDFSHSVLKMKQEKLDASNFFSAAMQDKVVRLVLERDAALALLQKHNETCDLKMQPLSEAFIKKKQDHLNNDCFYEILQDKITNLLEDHNVQKKRYTSLINGLISICDSFGDLLPVKAIHGEQNISDHPETGFIFTGNKSNPSRPAAIRAIK
- the LOC120704278 gene encoding uncharacterized protein LOC120704278 isoform X1; this translates as MVWGIRWFLLLLRPFGVVPVAGGELVNLLSHGSGQLDPACLFLVSSSGTVVFLRPWYRVGGEFFCFLLRGQAVGFVEVGWPDRARLHLGGGGRRWRARIRGLQRSGRVPGRWATADGDFCCDSFKSQGAMGPRQLTVKIGFFLDGDSWRRRGRRQGFHEEKRAASVPALEQWKCRPRALTGRATSWRRSAPSLATGEASRTKDGAEEAAAKAMIVAAKRDFGVVVSDFSFCEVERLRKENETVRRSNLLLRSGWAQSLDHLKVLQDALGAITLDAVGDCLSNSIGLRAHEAAVWAEENVWSGTAALEEAAGEFMDEN
- the LOC120704277 gene encoding U4/U6.U5 tri-snRNP-associated protein 2-like is translated as MGADEQPSPTRKRDREEVDELADGGAAGKRPRAEGTSLLGLASYEDDEEEEAARGQANGHRAEGEDGEVGEDEDDDEDDVRRAPERRPMQVELRRDCPYLDTVNRQVLDFDFEKFCSISLSNLNVYACLVCGKYFQGRGLKSHAYTHSLEAGHHVFINLQTERAYCLPDGYEINDPSLEDIRHVLNPRFTKEQVLNLDKNKQWSRALDGSNYLPGMVGLNNIKETDFVNVTIQSLMRVTPLRNFFLIPENYQHSKSPLVHRFGELTCKIWHARNFKGQVSPHEFLQAVMKASNKRFQIGVQSDPVEFMSWLLNTLHAKLKSSKRKNRSIIHDCFQGELEVVKEVHRKHIMEKREDGDENGDASSAVGTADGTVTETSKVPFLMLGLDLPPPPLFKDAMEKNIIPQVPLFNILKKFDGETVTEVVRPFIARMRYRVTRLPKYLILHMRRFTKNNFFVEKNPTLVNFPVKNLELKDYIPLPKPKENDKLRSKYDLIANIVHDGKPGEGCYRVFVQRKSEEAWYEMQDLHVTETLPQMVALSEAYMQIYEQHE